Proteins encoded in a region of the Rhodococcus sp. SBT000017 genome:
- a CDS encoding NAD(P)/FAD-dependent oxidoreductase, with the protein MTTDTDRHTPVDAIIVGGGVAGLSAAVALGRSRRSVAIIDAGDPRNAPAAHSHNYLTRDGESPLELVRLGRDEARHYGARIVEGIATSANRTQTGFEVTLADGSVVHGRRLLVTTGLTDVLPDIPGLADRWGRDVLHCPYCHGWEVRDRRIGIIGSAMVGHQAQMWRQLTEHVTVFAHTAPELPAAELDRLAARGIEVVDEEIARVDVDNDAIVGVTLANGTQVRLDAMVVGPSFFSRADILVSLGIGTTEMVMNDHVLGTYVEADPVGATSVPGVWVAGNVSAPMDTVVAASAAGVKAGAAINGDLIEEEVRSAVAREKSTQPA; encoded by the coding sequence ATGACTACAGACACCGATCGACACACTCCGGTCGACGCGATCATCGTCGGCGGCGGAGTCGCCGGACTCAGCGCCGCCGTGGCTCTCGGCCGTTCCCGACGATCCGTCGCGATCATCGACGCGGGCGATCCCCGCAACGCTCCGGCAGCGCACTCCCACAACTACCTCACCCGCGACGGGGAGTCGCCTCTCGAGCTGGTTCGACTCGGCCGAGACGAGGCGCGGCACTACGGCGCACGCATCGTCGAGGGCATCGCAACGTCCGCGAATCGAACACAAACCGGGTTCGAGGTGACTCTCGCCGACGGTTCCGTCGTCCACGGCCGCCGCCTCCTGGTCACCACCGGCCTCACCGATGTCCTGCCCGACATCCCCGGCCTCGCCGATCGGTGGGGGCGCGACGTATTGCACTGCCCGTACTGCCATGGCTGGGAGGTACGCGATCGCAGGATCGGCATCATCGGCAGCGCCATGGTCGGGCACCAGGCACAGATGTGGCGTCAGCTCACCGAGCACGTCACGGTGTTCGCGCACACGGCACCGGAGCTGCCCGCTGCGGAGCTCGACCGACTCGCCGCACGCGGCATCGAGGTCGTCGACGAGGAGATCGCTCGAGTCGACGTCGACAACGACGCCATAGTCGGAGTGACACTCGCGAACGGCACGCAGGTTCGGCTCGACGCGATGGTCGTAGGACCCAGCTTCTTCTCCCGCGCAGACATCCTGGTGTCGCTGGGGATCGGCACGACCGAGATGGTCATGAACGACCATGTCCTCGGCACCTACGTCGAGGCCGATCCCGTCGGTGCCACATCCGTGCCCGGCGTGTGGGTTGCAGGCAACGTGTCCGCACCGATGGACACCGTGGTGGCGGCGTCCGCGGCCGGAGTCAAGGCAGGCGCTGCTATCAACGGTGACCTGATCGAGGAGGAGGTCCGCTCTGCCGTGGCGCGGGAGAAGTCAACGCAGCCTGCGTAA
- a CDS encoding MarR family winged helix-turn-helix transcriptional regulator, giving the protein MTDSEELASVVHDLGWTVQRLDPVESLGIDRLPMPELTILKEIEDNPDISNSAVADRLRMQPSNVSAAVRVLVARGLVARTPSPADKRVVQLRVTDSMLTDRDLIRQAWSGRIIEAIDALPAQDREQLMGVTAALGGLVDELRRLR; this is encoded by the coding sequence GTGACCGACTCCGAAGAACTCGCCTCGGTGGTGCACGACCTCGGTTGGACCGTGCAACGCCTCGACCCCGTCGAATCCCTCGGCATCGATCGGTTGCCGATGCCGGAGTTGACCATCCTCAAAGAGATCGAGGACAACCCCGACATCAGCAACTCCGCAGTTGCGGACCGACTGCGGATGCAACCGAGCAACGTCAGCGCAGCCGTCCGCGTGCTCGTCGCCCGCGGACTCGTCGCCCGCACGCCGTCGCCCGCCGACAAACGCGTCGTGCAATTGCGCGTCACCGACTCGATGCTGACCGACCGGGACCTCATTCGTCAGGCGTGGTCCGGACGAATCATCGAGGCCATCGACGCGCTTCCCGCCCAGGACCGTGAGCAGCTGATGGGTGTCACCGCCGCACTCGGCGGCCTGGTCGACGAATTACGCAGGCTGCGTTGA
- a CDS encoding multidrug effflux MFS transporter translates to MSHVETSPNAAAAPERRDTVPPGTVLIAVLALLTAIPPLATDMYLPGFPAMATELGTSASNIQLTLTTFLIGLALGQLVIGPLSDNWGRRRPLIVGSAVCLVAGIAAALAPNIEFLIGARFVQGFAGAAGVVLARAIISDRASGSTAAKLFGVMMIIGGVAPVIAPLVGGAVVDSIGWRGVFWIISALTALMLIAAVCFVQESLPPENRRAGGLREMLDGIGSVVRNRRYLGYTLSYAFGFSVMFAYISASPFVLQNMLGLSAGQYSAAFAANAGGLMLGSAVTAKLSDRVSLHRMLACGVIAVMATTSALAVLTFVGITLWPMLILLFATVTSLGFVFANATTLAVEQVPALAGTGSAVLGALQFGLAAVISPLVGLGGDATAVPMVIAMFFAALMSMSMLFLVAKKQA, encoded by the coding sequence ATGTCACACGTCGAAACCTCCCCGAACGCGGCCGCAGCACCGGAACGACGCGATACCGTGCCGCCGGGGACCGTGCTGATCGCCGTCCTTGCACTGCTGACGGCCATTCCGCCCCTGGCCACCGACATGTACCTGCCGGGATTTCCGGCGATGGCAACCGAACTCGGCACGTCGGCGAGCAACATCCAGCTCACTCTGACGACGTTCCTGATCGGACTCGCACTGGGCCAGCTGGTGATCGGACCGCTGTCCGACAACTGGGGCCGCCGCCGTCCGCTCATCGTCGGTTCGGCGGTCTGCTTGGTGGCGGGCATTGCTGCGGCACTGGCCCCCAACATCGAGTTCCTCATCGGAGCCCGCTTCGTCCAGGGCTTCGCGGGCGCGGCCGGCGTGGTGCTCGCGCGGGCCATCATCTCCGACCGAGCATCGGGCAGCACTGCAGCGAAACTGTTCGGCGTGATGATGATCATCGGCGGCGTCGCTCCGGTGATAGCACCGCTGGTCGGCGGCGCAGTCGTCGACAGCATCGGCTGGCGCGGCGTCTTCTGGATCATCTCGGCGCTCACAGCGCTGATGCTGATCGCTGCCGTGTGCTTCGTGCAGGAATCCCTGCCGCCGGAGAACCGCCGCGCAGGCGGGTTGCGCGAGATGCTCGACGGCATCGGCAGCGTCGTCCGCAATCGCCGCTACCTGGGCTACACGCTGAGCTACGCCTTCGGCTTCTCGGTCATGTTCGCCTACATCTCCGCATCACCTTTCGTCCTGCAGAACATGCTCGGCCTGTCGGCCGGTCAGTACTCCGCCGCGTTCGCCGCGAACGCCGGTGGATTGATGCTGGGCAGCGCGGTCACGGCCAAGCTCTCCGACCGCGTGAGCCTGCACCGCATGCTGGCCTGCGGCGTCATCGCCGTCATGGCCACCACCAGCGCGTTGGCGGTACTCACCTTCGTGGGAATCACGCTGTGGCCCATGCTGATTCTGCTCTTCGCCACCGTCACCAGCCTCGGATTCGTCTTCGCGAATGCCACGACCCTGGCCGTCGAGCAGGTCCCGGCCCTGGCGGGCACCGGATCGGCAGTGCTCGGCGCCCTTCAGTTCGGTCTGGCCGCAGTCATTTCCCCGCTGGTCGGCCTGGGGGGCGACGCCACAGCCGTCCCCATGGTGATCGCGATGTTTTTCGCAGCGCTGATGTCGATGAGCATGCTGTTCCTGGTGGCGAAGAAGCAGGCCTAG
- a CDS encoding Clp protease N-terminal domain-containing protein, whose translation MTQPLKMTNPVRLDDLIDAIEKVHTDALDQLSGAVIAADALGEVADHLIGHFVDRARRSGASWTAIGASMGVSKQAVQKRFVAKGGDDPADLDASQGFSRFTPRARNVVVGAQNEARATANDCITTGHLVLGLLGEPEGFAAKLLGAQGLTPDQIRSAVTATLPEPADPVPDLVPFDAGAKKVLELTFREALRLGHNYIGTEHILLALLENEDATLGSLGVRKDAVEEGLAAALGS comes from the coding sequence ATGACGCAACCACTGAAGATGACGAACCCCGTCCGCCTCGACGACCTCATCGACGCCATCGAGAAAGTGCACACCGATGCACTCGATCAACTCTCGGGTGCGGTGATCGCGGCCGATGCCCTCGGCGAGGTCGCCGATCATCTGATCGGACATTTCGTCGATCGGGCCCGTCGTTCCGGGGCGTCTTGGACTGCCATCGGCGCATCCATGGGTGTCAGCAAGCAGGCGGTGCAGAAGCGCTTCGTCGCGAAGGGCGGCGACGATCCCGCCGATCTCGATGCCAGTCAGGGTTTCTCGCGCTTCACCCCGCGGGCCCGCAACGTGGTTGTCGGCGCGCAGAACGAGGCCAGGGCCACTGCCAACGACTGCATCACCACCGGGCATCTGGTTCTCGGTCTGCTCGGTGAACCCGAGGGATTCGCGGCGAAACTGCTTGGCGCTCAGGGCCTCACGCCCGATCAGATACGCTCTGCGGTGACTGCGACGCTGCCGGAACCGGCCGACCCCGTACCCGATCTCGTGCCGTTCGATGCCGGTGCCAAGAAGGTGCTGGAACTGACCTTCCGTGAGGCGCTTCGGTTGGGACACAACTACATCGGCACAGAACACATTCTGCTGGCGCTGTTGGAGAACGAGGACGCCACCCTCGGCTCGCTCGGCGTCCGCAAGGATGCCGTCGAAGAGGGGCTGGCGGCCGCTCTGGGTAGCTAG